The Cannabis sativa cultivar Pink pepper isolate KNU-18-1 chromosome 8, ASM2916894v1, whole genome shotgun sequence genomic interval aaaatgctacttACACTTATAATTTACTTAtgagtttttaatttattttatttagttcaAAAAGGTATTTTGTCtttgaattaatattttttattcaagtaaatataattaagataatagtttttttttatttgacttATACATTTAGCGatatttggtaacacttttatttgtaaattttttaatcacaaaaataaaagtaagaattgtatttttaaaattttattttcaaaaaacaaaactgtattctataaccacttttattttttaattttaaaaacagaaaataaaagtgtgttctataactttcatttttatttttattttttaattttatttaagttgggtTCAAGTCCGTGTCTGAGATTGGGATTGTTGTCTGAGTCTGTGACTAGGGTTGGGGCCAGAATCCGGATCCCAATGTCTAGATTGGGGccaaaatctaaaatattaattaaaaaaactgtttaaaaaaaattaaaagtgatttttttttaatctcatttaaaaaattgaaaagtaaaaacagttttataaaacatgtttttgaaaaatattttcacttttgttaaaaaaactaattaaaaaggTATTACCAAACACACTCTTAGATTTTACAAAttcatttaaaatataaagttcattttctttttatttagtttaaattgAAAAAACTAACACAGTaggtataattaattattatgcaATTGTGTTAAAAAGGTTGTcctaacaaaatatatatatgaaaaaaagagtttgaaaaaataaatagagcATGTACTTtaaagttaaatatttaatttatttcatctcttttaattttcaaataaaaaatataatacaatatgtATAATTATGTGAATAGTTCAATATTTGTCTTAACAAATGCaaaaaggattttttttttaaaaaaaaacagtgttttaaagttaaatatttataattcaaATGATaccttttaattttcaaaaaaacaaaaaaataattttacaaaaaataagtcTTCCGTTAAATTAAATTGTTAACGATAAAAATTGTTGATGGTTCACAATTAGTTCATATGTATTTAGTAATTTTGGTTTGAAATTACAATTGGTAATTGTTCAACAATTTTTCTTATAGCATGAaagaaaataagtattgaaaaaaaaaaattgagatacAATTGTTGTAATTTATGATTAACAATATGTATTTTGCTTATTCCATAtatctaatatttattattacagAACTTCTTTTAAAAGAtccttattttttattaatttcacaatacaaatgtcatattttatattatctatatatatttagcaACCTAACAAGATTAATTATGGTAGAAGACCGCGATTAGTTCCCTAATTAAGAACGGGACAAAACATGTTCCATATGCCCCTTATATTCATTAGATACACATGCAAAATATACACATATTACACTCCaaaattttttagaaattattacatagaaaatataaatttacattttatttacaaaaatacatccaTAAGGTAAAgtcaacatttatacctttcatgtaattttaattatcaaaataccacttacactatcatcacttacacaatcagacgatggttgcagagtggttgctgcgtggttgtgcggtggttgcatcagacgatggttgcatGGTGGTTGCTAagtggttggccgaaggttgcatcagacgaaggttttaATCAGATAAAAATTTCTAGGTGGTTGCTGGGTAGTTGGTCGAAGGTTGCATTAAACGAAAGTTTCAATCAAACGAAATAATTATTAGTAAAATGTTTATGCAACTATAATGCAATTGTAATGCAACTgttgtgaaacattaaaaacCAGAACAGTGTTTTCACGTAcataactctatctacatgtctttttataatttaatatgaacaaattcaccattagaaattcggaaaactacaaaatacaccaggataaatattttactataatattgatgtattttttttggattatacttgagttggattgtttaGGAACTCCaattcaactttttgagatctgtctttcatggatctaaaaattgaagtcaggacataagttttatgcaaattaaattggatttccagttgaattttagtttcgtagtagtttttctacactttttttatgaattcgaaACAACCTCTGTTTTAATTAATTCTGgtcgtcttctcaggtgaagtcgccagaattaatggtggttctctttctgattgaatttttattttggttgcaTTGGGTTGCTGCGTAGCTTCACGATGGTTGCGCGATGGTTGCGTCATAGTTGCCCATGAAGCATAGATCATGGGTTAAatgtgtgtgtaagtggtatttgtgtaattttttttagttgggATGTATAATTGTTTATTTGGCCAGatggaagtatttttgtaatattgttacttttttggttaaaactgaaaaaattccaattttttaAAGGCACCctactttaataattttaatttaatataaaatttatatcttcagttatactaaattttttcaatttttttcttccaattcataaacctaaaaaatatacctatcaaataaaattaaattatattttaaatattatgacaaaaaaattaaaatgaaaatttttatgaaattttcttagtaaaaaaaaaataaaaaaatatacctgagttagaaaaaattatgaaaataaaattaaaataagtattaacattaacataaaataatgtgagaaaaaattttaaaaaaaatatcaagactaatttttaaaaattatttaagtttatatttttttaataatgaggtgtatttataatttggtggGGTGCAAATAAAAGTGTCCAtacataaattaatatatattaattttgtgttaCATTTTTACCCTTGCATATATCAACAAGTTCCTCCTCTCCTCTATATAATTTGATGAGTTGATGAATTACATACAGATACATAAGTCTTAAAAAAACaaagcctctctcttttctctcactTATAACTAACAAAAGATGAATTTGATTATGGGTGAGGGTGAATTAGTGAGCTGTAGGGAGCTTGTTGAAGCTCAAGAGCTTATATATAACTGTTCACTCAGCCACATAAAGCCCATGTCATTAAAATGTGCCATTGAATTAGGCATCCCAGATATCATCCACAACCATGGCCAACCAATTACACTATCCAAACTCATTTCTTCACTTCCTATACACCCTTCAAAAGCTCATTGCATTCATCGCCTCATGCGAATCCTTGTCCATTTTGGCTTCTTCACAACTCAATTATTACTTCCACAACAACAAGAAGAGACATACTCTCTCACACTTGCTTCTAAGCTTTTCTTAAAAGATTGTCCTATTAAGGCCACACCATTTTTTCTTGTCCAACTCAACCCGCTTTTGCTTAAGCCGTGGCATTTTCTAAGCACTTGGTTACAAAAAggggaagatgatgatgatcatcCAAGTACCCCATTTGAGATGGCGAATGGTATAAACTTTTGGGATGGCGTAGGTAATGATCCAATGGTTAAGTACATGTTTACGGAAGCCATGGCCACTGACTCTTATCTAATGTCGAAAGTGATTGTAGAAGAAGGTAAAGAGGTGTTTGAAGGGTTGAGTTCGTTGGTCGATGTGGGTGGTGGCACAGGTATTATGGCCAACGCCATAGTTGAAGCCTTCACTAACATTAAATGCACTGTACTTGATCTTCCATATATCGTTGCTGATTTGAAGGGAACACACAACTTGAACTTTGTTGAAGGAGATATGTTCAAGAAAATACCCTCTGCAAATGCTGTTTTACTCAAGGTAATTACTAATTATAGTATACCATTGATCTAACAAACTGCCTTTTTGGGCATTATTATAGGTATACACCATGGTTTCTTTCTAATACTTTTTTCCCTAAATTAAGTATCAAAGATCGAGTCTCGGATATTTAAGCGATAATTACCTTGTGATTTTATCTTCTCAATTTACtacttttgtatttttttgaattatatattaAGTTGACCAATAAAATTATACCACGTGTATTATAGTATACACATAAATAATCTAACATGATAGTTAACAGTtacatttaaataaataaaagtggtAAGGTTTTACcctaaaaaaaacaattttaaaagttaattgcAAGTATAGTGacactttaaaaataattttgccACAATTTagtcaatataataatatatcttGGTGCACCAACTGTGATCCTATGAGAAGGTAGTCCCCATTAATATCAAtgattactattttttaaataatatgctTGAGTTGCTTTTAGCTACAAATACTATAGTTTTAATCGAGTGTCATGTTTCCCTAAAAGGCTGTCCCCAATTATTGACCTAATTATCTTTATTACAATTGCTATATACATGGCATAATTAATGGAacatactttttattttatatttttagtggACTCTGCATGACTGGAACGATGAAGAGGTTGTGGTTATATTAAAGAAATGCCGAGAAGCTATTTGGAGCAAAGATAAAGGAGGGAAAGTGATAGTGATAGATATGGTTATTGATGATGATGAGGAGCCAAAGTCATCAGTTGAGACTCAACTCTGCTTTGATATGTTAATGATGGTCAACCTCACTGGCAAAGAACGTAATGAAAAGGAATGGGAAAACCTCTTCTTGGCTGCTGGATTTAGTCACTACAAGATAAATCCAATTGTTGGATTTAGATCTCTCATTGAGGTTTTCCCTTAAAATAATACTACTTTATTGTATTGGATTTGGGTGTCATTAATATTACGTGAGTATTATTACAACTTTATTATTGGGTTTGGGTATCGAATTAGGATGCAACCACATGtatcacaaaaaatatataataaggtGTGTTTGTTGTTTTGCTAATACttgataatatatattagtgtgTGTTTGTGGTTTTAAATATACTTTTTGatccattagaaaaaaaaaaaaaaaaacccttctTTGTTAATTTTACGAAATAATGTGTCATTCGGACAGTCTGACACTCCAAGTCTCCAATCTCAGCAGTCCGCATGTGTTATATGTGAGGTTGTTTTACAAGAAACCACATTTTTGCCACAAAATTTTAGCTACCAAATATAGTTGGTAGTTAATTaatattagttactaaattttgGTAGCAaaatgattttgtagcaaattctaataaaaaattattatatgagTTTTCTACCAAATATTTTAGTAGTAAATTTATATTTCTAGCTACTAATTATCTTTGGTAGTTAATATTTTGAGCATCAAATAAAAATTTGCTACTAAGTTTTAGTAACAAAATGAGTTAATAGAGAATTTTAATCAAATGAGACTAAATATGCTTACTACCAAAAGTTTTGGTGGTATATGAATACTATTAgctactaatatttttttgtagCTAAAATTATATGTTggcttaaaatataaaattgatgcattttgtgtatatattggAATTTATTGCTACTAaattatatcatatttttacactagcaaataaaatatttttagttgaaatgttttatgtattaataattagtaaataaatgcaaaatataatataatacaataagaataataaacataaaaacataattacttgctccaacaaaaaaaaaactaatctatattttcttaaaaaaaacaatatgtatataagttatattttgttttaatattaaataaaggtaaaaagaaataattaaatttataataaatgaataagataaactaaattaaaaaaattataaatgccataaaaatttgaaagaaaataatataataaacaactCATATAGGATACATATAACTTTGTTGAAACAAAGATACTACATGGATCCTCTCTAGTAGTAGTAAGCCTCGTGAGTAAACAAAACCAAACAAACCAATAGATAAAAGCttcttaggaaaaaaaaaagagcactTACTATCtgaaaacaaattaataattagctataaaaaattataaaataaaattaaaaaaaagtaggAGCACAAAtacttctaaaacaactttcaAAAATGAAATATTTGCATAGCACTATATAACAAAGTTTCTTTCATTTTGATAACTCAATTAAAGCATTCCATCTTCTGCAATTTCTTCTAAAAATTAGTCAGCCCATTCTACAcgaatttcattaatttcttgtTTTGTATAAGTTTTTTTCTCATTGCACTGCAATGATAGATAAGTAtttgtacatatatatagtagtaaTTGTAATAggatagaaaaatattttattatagtatatataccccaaatatatatagtttactTGAGTGGTTAGCCAATTGATAAGTCTAGAATTCATGCAAAAGTTGCAAAAGTCACGCATGTAtctcattatataatatgatCCACACTCAAAATTCGATATATGTAGAAGACACTGcacatatttatgaaataaaaacacatagataattaaaaatttgaaaaataattactatattgtaatatattaatgtaattttatCTTATAACTAACTTTTATAAATTTTGATGTAATGTCAAACTTTTTTAGCTGTCTCTTATTGGAAGCGTTGTAGTAATCAAAAGTCCTAATAAAGaatagaaatattaaaataattttaaaataaatggggGTAATCCAATTGAATTAAGCCAATCACATGTTTCACGCAATACATCAATAATTGCTAGCATCCAATAGTATATGTTGACCACCaaaataagatattatatgTAAGTTAAATATATTGATACTGTAAATAGTTAACTAAATAATTCTTACCCAATATTAACATAAAGTAACCAAAATTGTCCCGCTTCTGTTCCTTCCATGCGATCTGCCATTGTCATTGCATTTTGTGCTTGACATGAATCCAAAGCTAAAATTGGATGAAAGAAACGAAAAATATTGTGCTCGATTTACCTTCACTAACTTTTCATGTAAGATCCTAAATATTACAATTGgtttaataaggaaaaaatattatttagtgCATTAAGTGTAATTCAACGacaaatttttttacataatgTAAAATATTATGCAAGCAGCTCCAATTTGTTTCATAGTGCCTAGATGAATTACTCAATAGGTGAAATACGTAAATATTCATCATCATCTAAAATTTTTGGGTTCATGACCATGCAAAAAGTCTGTGAAGCTTTTATAAATCGAATAGCTAGTAATGTAGCTTTTACACCCTCTGGAGTGCCCTTGGGAATCTCAAATTTAATTGGAGAATCTCACACTTCTTCAAAATTTGTGGACGATTTAGTGGGTTTTTGTGAAGATGAGGGTTGATCTTTTTCTTTACTTGGCTCTAGTTGCGTGGAAAAactattttgtttatcttgaataaaaacattgttataatttattttaaagacatgaaaaaaaaaatatgtgagagtaaatttataataaaaccaTTGATGGAATTTTGATTGGTGACTCTGATGATCGCTCCTTTAATAATCTGTCTTGTTGTGATTCAtagaatattttcatattctcttGAACGATTCTTGAAATATTATTATCTTGGTCCTTTCTTAAATCTTCAATAATTTTCTCTAATTTGTCCAAACGTTTTTCTTCAATCTCTTTACGTTTGGATGATAATTCCACAAAGATCTTTTTTCCAGGTGTAGGACTTAAACCTTGTAACCAACCATATTTTTCTTCACCTtacctatatatagcagcctcATCGACT includes:
- the LOC115698786 gene encoding trans-resveratrol di-O-methyltransferase, producing the protein MNLIMGEGELVSCRELVEAQELIYNCSLSHIKPMSLKCAIELGIPDIIHNHGQPITLSKLISSLPIHPSKAHCIHRLMRILVHFGFFTTQLLLPQQQEETYSLTLASKLFLKDCPIKATPFFLVQLNPLLLKPWHFLSTWLQKGEDDDDHPSTPFEMANGINFWDGVGNDPMVKYMFTEAMATDSYLMSKVIVEEGKEVFEGLSSLVDVGGGTGIMANAIVEAFTNIKCTVLDLPYIVADLKGTHNLNFVEGDMFKKIPSANAVLLKWTLHDWNDEEVVVILKKCREAIWSKDKGGKVIVIDMVIDDDEEPKSSVETQLCFDMLMMVNLTGKERNEKEWENLFLAAGFSHYKINPIVGFRSLIEVFP